CCGTTTTTGCGCGTGTAGGTGGTGGCAATGCGGTTATTGTCTGAACCAGCCTGCGGTTCGGTAAAGGCCAGCGAGTAGGCGGGAATACCCGACAGACCAATTTCGGCCGTTTTCGCCAGCTGTTCCGGGCTGCCGAAGCGCTGCATATTATGAATGCACTGGCCTTCGGTCATGATGTAGGCGGGCGCGCCCATCCGCGCGATTTCCTCCAGCACCAACACCTGGGTCAGCATATCGGCGGGAACGCCGCCCAGCTCCTCAGGGATCCCTAAAAGACCGATGCCGCTTTCCGCCAATGCGGAAAAGAACTCATGGGGAAACTTGCGCGTTTCATCGCAGGTTTTGAAATATTCTTCAGGAAAATCGCGGCTGATAAGCTCGCGGATACTGGCGAGCAGCAGTTCCTGTTCTTCGGTTAGCAAAAAGTCCATGATTGCTCCTGATTATTACTGGCCTGGAAGTCCATAACGTCTCCTCATTAAAGGCTGTCGTGGGATATATTCCCTTTATCATTTTCAATGAATATTTTTTTTCGGTATTGCCGTTATTCATTGAATACTGTTATTTATGGCGATGGATATTTTTAGTGGGTTTTTAATGGTTTTATTTTCTGGTACCCGGCGAGCATAGAATAACTATTGTCGCTTAGATATAGACAATCATGACAATTACTTGGACAAAATAGACATTTCTTTTTTTATGAGATAAGGGATATAGATCATTGCTGTGAATTTTAATTATATTGATTAACATTGATTTAACCTTATATGGCGTAAATACACATTGCTAATAAATATTGATCTCTCTCGCAAAAACAGGAATGAATCATAAAAATAAATATTTAATATAAAAGTGTTTATTTTATAAATTATTGTTTTTTAATTATTTTTATTTTGTTTCCTCTAGGGCGTTTATCGCAATGTTCGATTTGTCCTGTGATTAGTTGAAAATGTCAATGTTTAAATGATGCATCCTGTTCCTATAATCTGATTATCGCCAACCATGCAGCGAATTATTTACAGAGAATAAAATCCTCGCAATGCGTGGAAACGATTAAATACCAATTTAATCACCATCATAACTTTCGTATTCACTCAATGATAAATAGAAGGTGGTATATGGCCATATTATCGCAACAAGAACTGGATGCCTTGAAGAAAAAAGTCCGTAGAGTGACAGAAACCGATCTGGAAGAATTGCAACTGGAAGTGGAAAGAACCAATGTCTTTCCTGAAGCCTATTATGATGTGTGCCGTAAAAATGATTTATTCCGCCTGGCTATCCCCGAAGAATATGGCGGCCTGGGACTGAATTGCGAACAGTTTTTCTCGGTTATGGAAGAGTTCTGCCGCGGGCCGGGCGGTATGCGAATGAATTTGCATCATGCCAACGGTCTGAACTGGCGCATCCTGCGCGATCACGGCGCGGAAGATTTAAAGGCCCGCTGGCTGCCGTTACTGGCGAATAAAGACGCCTACATCAACTTCGCGTTAACTGAGGCCGGCTGCGGTTCCGGGGCGGATATTCGCACCACCGCGGTCAGGAAAGGCGACAAATATGTCCTTAACGGCTCAAAAACACTGATCTCCCACACCGACATCTCCGATGCCAGCTATGTCATTGCCGTCACGGATGAAAATAAACGCAAAAAAGGCGGTCTGACCGCCTTCCTGATCGAAACCAACACTCCCGGTTATTACATCGATCCCATGCCGCACATGATGGGATGCCGCGGCGCGGGCCACGCCTATCTGCGCTTTGAGAACTGCGAGGTTCCCGCACACAACATTATGGGGAAAGAGGGCGACGGGCTGGATATTTTCATGGATGCGCTGGCGCACTCCCGCGCCATGATCGCCGTCACCTGTCTGGGCATGTCCCAACGCTTTCTGGAACTCGCCATCGCGCGGGCCAAAGATCGCGTGACGTTCGGTAAACCGCTGGCCGCGCGCCAGGCCATCCAGCAGACCCTTGCCGACATGGGAACGCAGGTCCATGCGCTGCGGGTGATGTTGCAGGACTGCGCCAGAAAATTCGATCGCGGCGAGGATATCGAAATGGTCTCCGCCATGTGCAAGCTGCACGGCATTGATACCGTCCGTACCGTATCGGATGGCTGCCTGGAGATCTTCGGGGGAATCGGGTATTTCGAGGATAACCCCTACGGACCGGTCGAAAGAATGTACCGCGATGCCAGAGCGTTATGGTTTGAAGAAGGGCCGCGTACCGTTCAGCGCCTGACGATTGCCCGCCCGCTGATTGCCAGCGCCGGCGTTATTGCGTGATGCCTCGCTAGCAGCGTCATCATCACCGATCACAATGGCTGCATCTCTTGGCGTCATCGCTGGTGTAGCCATTTTCGTTTTATCGCGGGAGTGGCATATGAGTACATCAATTGGTAATACACGCTGGAACATCGTGGTTCTGCTGATCATTGATTATTTTGTCATGTTTGTCGCCAGAAGCAGTATGTCCATGTGCGGGCCGGCGTTAATGCAGCAGTATGGTTGGAACGCAACGGAGTTCGGTTGGGTGTCCACCGCCTTTTTTATCGGCTATGCCGTAACCATGTTGCCCGCCGGCGCGCTGGCCGATCGCTTTGGCGGTGGCGTCGTGCTGGTGACCGGCACCCTGTGGTGGGCGCTGTTCACATTTTTAACCCCCTTTGGCTCGACGTTGGGGATAATGATGTTGCTGCGTATTCTGGTGGGCATCGGGCAGGGCGTACTGGTGCCGGCGAATTTCTCACTGCTGGCCAACTGGGTGCCGAAAAATGAATCCGGCAAGGCCACCGGATTATTGCAGGTAGGCTGTCCGGCGGGCATTGCCGCTTCGATGGTGTTTTCCGCCTGGATTATCCAAACCTGGGGCTGGCAAATGGCGTTTTATGTCGTTTCCCTGCCGGGCATCCTGTGGTGCCTTATCTGGTGGCGGTTAGGTAAAAATCGGCCGGAGCAGCATCCCCATATCACGCCTGCCGAGTTGTCTTATATTCAGGCCGGGCAAAAGATCGCCCCACCAGCCGGCGTTTCATCAAGCAACACGGACGGCGTACCGGTACTCAGTAAGCGCGATATTTTTTCCACGCCCTCGGTCTGGGGATGTTCGCTGTGCTATTTCTGCACCAACTATCTTTTCTTTCTGTTTATGACCTGGCTGCCCACCTATTTTGCCATGGGACGGGGGATTGACCTGAAGCAGAGTGCGATTTACTCCATGCTGCCTTATCTGGTGGCGATTTTCGCTTATCCGCTGGGCGGTCTGGTGGCTGA
This window of the Brenneria goodwinii genome carries:
- a CDS encoding acyl-CoA dehydrogenase family protein, whose protein sequence is MAILSQQELDALKKKVRRVTETDLEELQLEVERTNVFPEAYYDVCRKNDLFRLAIPEEYGGLGLNCEQFFSVMEEFCRGPGGMRMNLHHANGLNWRILRDHGAEDLKARWLPLLANKDAYINFALTEAGCGSGADIRTTAVRKGDKYVLNGSKTLISHTDISDASYVIAVTDENKRKKGGLTAFLIETNTPGYYIDPMPHMMGCRGAGHAYLRFENCEVPAHNIMGKEGDGLDIFMDALAHSRAMIAVTCLGMSQRFLELAIARAKDRVTFGKPLAARQAIQQTLADMGTQVHALRVMLQDCARKFDRGEDIEMVSAMCKLHGIDTVRTVSDGCLEIFGGIGYFEDNPYGPVERMYRDARALWFEEGPRTVQRLTIARPLIASAGVIA
- a CDS encoding MFS transporter; translated protein: MSTSIGNTRWNIVVLLIIDYFVMFVARSSMSMCGPALMQQYGWNATEFGWVSTAFFIGYAVTMLPAGALADRFGGGVVLVTGTLWWALFTFLTPFGSTLGIMMLLRILVGIGQGVLVPANFSLLANWVPKNESGKATGLLQVGCPAGIAASMVFSAWIIQTWGWQMAFYVVSLPGILWCLIWWRLGKNRPEQHPHITPAELSYIQAGQKIAPPAGVSSSNTDGVPVLSKRDIFSTPSVWGCSLCYFCTNYLFFLFMTWLPTYFAMGRGIDLKQSAIYSMLPYLVAIFAYPLGGLVADSASQRFGQNFGRKLSPILGLLLAGLFLILGTRAGSLWSAAGLISASNFFLCFTMASHFSIPMVFSQKNTGVLVGLNGVFGTAAGILSPVFSGLIIDITGKYEYALYLGATVAIVGALIILMVRIQPIEKRDHPVVHQTLRM